The genomic interval ATTTCACGCAAAGCAGAATAACCGGAGGGAAAGCCAGAAAATTAAGCCGCGAACGATTCTCAATTATACAGCGTCAAAAACCCAGCAATTGCCGAAACGAACTGGAGTACGTTTGACTTACCGGTACCCGTGTTTTTTGCTTGTCCTTCATTTCCAGCAAAAAAGTAGAGTGAAAGTGCGGATGAATGAATCCAATCGATTCCACGTTCACAAAGTAAGAACGATGACAACGGACAAACTGTCTTTGTGGTAGCATCCCTTCGAGCTCGGACATGGAAAACTTATTGGCATAAGAGGCACTGGCTGTATGCAAAAAGGTCTTTCCTTCATTGGAGCTGATGTACACAATGTCGTTCAGAGATAACGGCAACCAGCCATTTTCATCTTTTCCGATCAAAAAGGATACGCGAGGCTCCGGAGCAGCCATTGGCAAAGCTTGCGGAGCATAAATGGCCGTTATACACCCCATGACTTGTCCATGACTGACCAACGGAAGTGACAGTCCGTAGTAAGGCACGCCAAATACGCGACTTTCCACATAGTGGCCTACTTTTCCCATTTCTTGCAGCGCTTGATAGGTAGCAGATCCAATCGGTACCGCATCGCCTGGCGTGATTTTCAGATCAATGATAGCGCTAGGCTGATAGTACAGGTACTGCGAACCATCAGATATTGCGATGGACACACCATCTGGCACGACTTCACCGATCATTTGCAGCACTTCTGGCACCAACGTGTTATCCATTATGATTCCCCCTGCCCATCCTGACTTAGTCTTTCCTTATATTAAACCACATTTTTCGTGCCTTCGAGCGAACCTTGTCTTTCCATCTGGATTGACCCATTATGCTATCATGGAAGCAATTGCTTTATAAAAGGTGGTGCAGCATGGATCACACCATTGTTTTGATTGCCAAAGGCACGGATACCCTTGATTTTTTGCTAAAAGAACTAAAAGCGTACTTTGAGCCATACTGTCGCGTTGTCGGCTATGCCAGTCAACAGTACATCCCAGATCTGCGACAGGCTTCCCATGTTTTTCTTACGACCAAGTCACCCGAGCTATACACGATCGCTCGGCAGGCGGTGGCGGATGAAGTTCCCATTACGGTCCTGAACCGTTTCTTTGAGCTGCGAAAACTCAAAGCTCTGATGCAAATTCCGCCAGGCACGACGGTTCCCGTCATGAACAATTCGCCTGTCACGGCTCAAGAGGTCATTCAAAACTTGATGGAAGCAAACGTGGATCATCTCAACTACATTCCTTTTCATCCGGGCTGCTCGTTTGACGACCCGACCATTCAATATGCCGTCATCATGAGCATCCCGGATGTCCCTCCTCCTCCCCATCTGGAGCTGATTGACCTAGGATTCCGCAAGATCCACATTCATGATCTGATTGATATTGGGCGCAAGGTAGGAGTCCCGGTCGAATGGGAGCGTGAGTACCTTTCCGCTTTTATTGCCGAAATGTCCGAGCTCTCCAAGCTGTTAGGTACCTCGTATGCAGAGGTGCAAAAGCTGAACAGTCAGCTCCAGTCCACCTTTCAGGCCGTCCGCGATCCTGTAATCGCCTGCAATCAGCAAGGCCAGATCACATTTATCAACGACGTGGCCGTGGAAATGTTCTGCCCTCATGAGCCTGATGTCGTCGGACAGCCGTATGCCGTACTTGCAGAGCACAGCTTCCTCGAGCCGTTTTTTGAGCAGGAGGGTCAGGAAGATACGTTGGTCACTCTCGCACATAAGCAGTTTATCGTCAGCAGTCAAAGCATCCGCCGTCGCCATGAGCGTCTCGGTTTTGTCTGCACGCTAAAAGATGTGACCGAGATCCAGCGTCTGCGGACACAGCTCATACAACGAGGTCATACCGCTACTTACACTTTCGCGGATATCAAAGGAAAGAGCGAGCCCATCCAAAAGGCGATGGAAGTCAGTAAAAAGATGGCGAAAAACAATCAGACCATCCTTTTGCTCGGGGAAAACGGGACCGGAAAAGAGCTATTCGCTCATGCCATTCACCAGCATTCCTTACGTAAGAACGGTCCTTTTGTCGCGATCAACTGCGCATCCTTACCGGAAAACTTGCTCGAAAGTGAGCTCTTCGGCTACGAGGACGGAGCTTTTACGGGTGCGCGCAAAGGGGGCAAGCCGGGTCTGTTTGAGCAAGCGGATGGAGGGACGATCTTTCTCGACGAGATCGGAGACATTTCTTCAGCCATTCAAGTAAAGCTGCTGCGCGTTCTGCAGGAAAAACAAGTGATTCGCGTCGGTGGTACAGGCGTTCTTTCCGTGGATAGCCGCGTGATTGCCGCAACAAACCGTGACCTAGAGGCAGCCGTGGTGCAAGGACAATTTCGTGAAGACTTGTTTTACCGTCTGGCTGTTCTGCCTATCGAGATTCCATCGCTGCGTGAGAGGATCAGTGATATTCCCCTGCTGATCGAGGACCATCTGAACGGCCAAGGCATTCGTAAAACATGGTCTCCTGACGTCATGGAGCTGTTACTCAGCCATGACTGGCGCGGGAATATCCGCGAATTGAAAAATGTCGTGGATTATGCGACTGCCGTTTGTGAAAAGTCGGTGATCACCATCAACGATCTGCCAAAGCGTTTAACGGATCGCTTCACGGAAAAATCGATCGCTGCGTCTTCCGCTTTCCGTGCAACCGACGAGAGAGACGTGGATTTGTTATTGTGCTTGTACCAATACTATGTCACCAACAAACCGGTTGGGCGCTACCAGCTCGCTCATTCTCCCGCCCTTCGTTCCAACGGATGGACAGAAAGCGCTTTGCGCAACAAGCTCAAGCAACTGGAAGAGAGAGGTCTGGTACGATCGGGAACGACACGGCAAGGCACGACCATTACACTAGATGGCATCGACATGCTGCGAAGCCTCGCACGGATTTAAGCCTCTTACGTATTTTATTAGGCGTTATTAGGTGTGATTAATCCTAATAAATATTCCTAAAGAGCTCGAGCGATCTTGATTGATCACGACGCAAAACCGGAGATATCGCCTTTTTTCGAACTATGTCGAATCTTGGCACGCCCCTTGCTTATTCACTGAGTTGTAACAATTACAAGCGAGGTGACCTCATGGCTACACAACATCATTCTCCGGCTTCCGCGTCTGACAAAACGCCAGCCAAAAAACGTTTTTCCGTGCCTCATACCTACGCCATTCTTTTTATCATGATCGTATTGGCAGCCTTGGCATCCTATGTGCTACCTACAGGGGAATTTGAGCGCATCAAGGACGCTACCTCCGGCAAAACCATTGTCGTGAATGACAGCTACCATGCAGTCGAAAGCAGCCCTGTCGGATTCTTTGACATGTTCAAAGCAATTCCTGACGGGATGCAAAAAGGCGCCCAAATTATTTTTTACATTTTTATCGTCAGTGGAGTCTTTGGCATCATTCGTTCTACGGGTGCCATCGAATCAGGGATACACAAAGGAGTACGCCATCTAGAAGGTCGAGAAAAGCTGCTAATCCCTGCCTCCATGTTCCTCTTTTCCATCGGTGGATTCACCATGGGGATGGCAGAAGAAAGTATTATTTTCGTTCCAATCGGCATCGCGCTTGCTCGGGCTATGGGCTTTGACGCTGTCACCGGTACCGCGATGATCACCATGGGTGCTGCCAGCGGCTTCATGGGCGGCATGCTCAATCCATTTACAGTAGGGGTCGCCCAATCACTCGCGCAGCTCCCACTCTTTTCCGGACTGGCGTTCCGCGCCGTTATCTACGTCATCGTTCTTGGCTTTGCCATCTGGTATGTCATGCGCTATGCCTACAAGGTAAAGGCTGACCCGACCAAGAGTGTCATTTACGATTTAGAAAAGCAAGCGGTTTCAGAAAAGGTAGAAATGGATATTCCAGAGCTGAATACCCGCCACAAGCTGGTGTTTCTGGTCATGGTCATTGGTCTTGCCTGCAACGTATACGGTGTCTTTAAATACGAATGGTTCCTGACTGAGCTCACCGCTTCGTTCCTGATCATGGGTCTGGTCGCTGGTCTCGTTGGTGGGCTCTCCGTCAACAATTTGTTTGATTCGTTTGTGGCAGGCGCCAAGGCGGTTACCTTTGGTGCTTTGATCGTCGGCTTTGCCCGTGCTATTACGGTCGTACTCGAAGACGGTAAAACCATCGATACAATGATTTACGGTCTGACCTCCGCCATCGGTCATTTGCCTGACGCGATTAACGTCATTGCTATGTTCCTGATCCAGGCAGTTCTCAACCTATTCATTTCTTCTGGTAGCGGACAAGCTGCGACCACGATGCCGATCATGGTTCCGATTGCAGACCTGCTGGGCATCCAGCGTCAAGTAGCCGTTCTCGCTTTCCAATACGGCGATTCAGTTACCAACTCGATCATCCCGACTTCTTCTGCTTTGATGGGTTATTTGGCGGTAGCCGGTATCCCTTATGAAAAATGGGTCAAATTCATCTGGAAGCTACTGTTGGGTTGGGCGCTGATTGCCTGCATCGCGCTGATCACTGCCGTATTCCTGGGCATTACCTAAATCCATCATGTATTCCAGCTTTCCAGTTGGTCCAATATCATAGGGAGGAACCATGCGTACTACTATCGAACAATTACGGACTGCCATCTTTTCTCTATTCGATCACTTGCATCAGCATCCGGAAGTGAGTTGGCAGGAGGATCAGACTACCTCGTTTGTCGCTGATTTTTTGCGCAAGCACGGCTGCCAAGTCACCACCTTTGAGGATGTGACCGGGGTCGTGGGAGACTATGGCCATGCTACTCCCGACTCTATTACCGTAGGAGTGCGCGCCGATATGGACGCCTTGTGGCAAGAAGTAGACGGTGTCTTTCGCGCCAATCACTCCTGCGGTCACGATGCTCATATGACCATGGCGATGGGTGTTCTCATGGTTCTGCAAGCACAGAACATCCAGCTTCCTGGTCGATTACGTCTCATCTTTCAACCAGCCGAAGAGACCGGAAATGGCGCACTCACCCTCGTAAACAAACAAGTGGTGGACGAGATTGATTATTTGTACGGCGTTCATTTGCGCCCGATCCAGGAGATACCGAATGGAACGGCTGCTTCTGCCATTCTGCACGGTGCGGCAGGAACAATCTCCGGTCACATCCAGAGCAGTGATGCGCACGGAGCGCGTCCCCATCTTGGGGTCAATGCTATTGAGGTGGCCGCCGCGATTGTAGAACAGCTCAAAGGCATCCATCTGGACCCACTCATCCCGTATTCCGTGAAAATGACGCAGTTATCTGCTGGCGGGAAGAGCACCAACATCATTCCGGGGTCTGCCCACTTCCATCTGGATTTGCGGGCCCAGACGAACGAAGCCATCGATGCTCTGTTCAACAAGGTAGAACACATCCTGCAGCATATCGCCCAGTTGTACGAAGTACCTGTGCATTACGACATCACGGAGCGCGTGTATGCGGCTGAAGTAAACGAAGAAGCCCGACAGATCATGGCAAATGCAATCATGCAGACGCTGGGTCCAGATAAACTGGAAGCTCCGATTTCCACTCCTGGCGCTGAGGACTTTCATTATTACACCAAGGAACGTCCGCATTTACGTGCCACCATGCTCGGACTTGGCTGCGGTCTCACTCCCGGCTTGCATCACCCGCATATGACCTTTGATCGGGAAGCCTTACTCGATGGAATCGAGATTTTGACACGGACTGTAATGGCTACCTTTGAACGCTATCCTAATGTTGAGGAGAGATAATCATGAAAATCGAACGCGTTGACCTGCAACGTATCAAAATCCCGTTAACTGCCCCGTTTGTAACGAGCATGGGGCTCGAGACGCACAAAGAATGCGTACTCGTCCGTGCGTACAGCGGCCCGTACGTTGGCTTTGGAGAAAGCGTCGCGATGGATGTCCCTGTCTACAACGAGGAGGACGTCGATACGGTCTGGTACATGCTGGAGAAATATTTGATCCCGCAGCTTTTCACTCGCGAGATCGAACATCCCGACGATGTGTCTCACCTTTTTTCATGGATGCGCCGCAACAATATGGCTAAATCAGCGCTGGAAGGTGCCATCTGGGATCTGTATGCGAAGATGAACGGCATCTCCCTCTCTCAGGCATTGGGTGGCACACGCACGACGATCGATGTCGGCGTCAGTATCGGTATCGAGCCGACCATTGAAAAGCTTTTGGAACGAGTAGACGGCTTTATCCGCGATGGCTACAAGAAAATCAAAGTCAAAATCAAGCCCGGCGCTGATGTGGAGCCGATGCGTGCGATCCGCCAAAAGTTCGGTCCAGATGTTCCGCTTATGGCAGATGCCAACTCCGCGTACACGCTAAAAGACATCGACTTGCTCAAAGAGCTCGATGAATTTGGTCTCATTATGATCGAACAGCCTCTGGCCCACGACGATATTATCGACCATGCGACCTTGCAGCGAGAACTGAAAACGCCGATCTGCCTCGACGAAAGCATTCACACCGTCGAGGATGCGCGCAAAGCCATCGAGCTGGGAAGCTGCCGGATCATCAATATCAAAATTGGGCGCGTAGGCGGTCTGACCGAGGCGAAAAAGGTTCACGACCTGTGCCAGTCGCACAACGTCCCTGTCTGGTGTGGAGGCATGCAGGAGGTAGGAATCGGACGCGCTCACAACATCGCGATCGCATCACTTTCCAACTTCACCATACCTGGCGACACCTCTCCTTCTCACCGTTACTTTGCGGCGGATGTAGTCAGCCCGATGATCGACTTCGCTGCACCGGGTGTCCTGGACGTGCCGACCGCTCCAGGTATCGGGATGGTCATCAATGAAGATGTTGTCCGCGATGCCCTCGTGGAACATAAAAGCTATTTTGCCAA from Brevibacillus choshinensis carries:
- a CDS encoding LytTR family DNA-binding domain-containing protein, with protein sequence MDNTLVPEVLQMIGEVVPDGVSIAISDGSQYLYYQPSAIIDLKITPGDAVPIGSATYQALQEMGKVGHYVESRVFGVPYYGLSLPLVSHGQVMGCITAIYAPQALPMAAPEPRVSFLIGKDENGWLPLSLNDIVYISSNEGKTFLHTASASYANKFSMSELEGMLPQRQFVRCHRSYFVNVESIGFIHPHFHSTFLLEMKDKQKTRVPVSQTYSSSFRQLLGF
- a CDS encoding sigma-54 interaction domain-containing protein, whose protein sequence is MDHTIVLIAKGTDTLDFLLKELKAYFEPYCRVVGYASQQYIPDLRQASHVFLTTKSPELYTIARQAVADEVPITVLNRFFELRKLKALMQIPPGTTVPVMNNSPVTAQEVIQNLMEANVDHLNYIPFHPGCSFDDPTIQYAVIMSIPDVPPPPHLELIDLGFRKIHIHDLIDIGRKVGVPVEWEREYLSAFIAEMSELSKLLGTSYAEVQKLNSQLQSTFQAVRDPVIACNQQGQITFINDVAVEMFCPHEPDVVGQPYAVLAEHSFLEPFFEQEGQEDTLVTLAHKQFIVSSQSIRRRHERLGFVCTLKDVTEIQRLRTQLIQRGHTATYTFADIKGKSEPIQKAMEVSKKMAKNNQTILLLGENGTGKELFAHAIHQHSLRKNGPFVAINCASLPENLLESELFGYEDGAFTGARKGGKPGLFEQADGGTIFLDEIGDISSAIQVKLLRVLQEKQVIRVGGTGVLSVDSRVIAATNRDLEAAVVQGQFREDLFYRLAVLPIEIPSLRERISDIPLLIEDHLNGQGIRKTWSPDVMELLLSHDWRGNIRELKNVVDYATAVCEKSVITINDLPKRLTDRFTEKSIAASSAFRATDERDVDLLLCLYQYYVTNKPVGRYQLAHSPALRSNGWTESALRNKLKQLEERGLVRSGTTRQGTTITLDGIDMLRSLARI
- a CDS encoding YfcC family protein; amino-acid sequence: MATQHHSPASASDKTPAKKRFSVPHTYAILFIMIVLAALASYVLPTGEFERIKDATSGKTIVVNDSYHAVESSPVGFFDMFKAIPDGMQKGAQIIFYIFIVSGVFGIIRSTGAIESGIHKGVRHLEGREKLLIPASMFLFSIGGFTMGMAEESIIFVPIGIALARAMGFDAVTGTAMITMGAASGFMGGMLNPFTVGVAQSLAQLPLFSGLAFRAVIYVIVLGFAIWYVMRYAYKVKADPTKSVIYDLEKQAVSEKVEMDIPELNTRHKLVFLVMVIGLACNVYGVFKYEWFLTELTASFLIMGLVAGLVGGLSVNNLFDSFVAGAKAVTFGALIVGFARAITVVLEDGKTIDTMIYGLTSAIGHLPDAINVIAMFLIQAVLNLFISSGSGQAATTMPIMVPIADLLGIQRQVAVLAFQYGDSVTNSIIPTSSALMGYLAVAGIPYEKWVKFIWKLLLGWALIACIALITAVFLGIT
- a CDS encoding M20 peptidase aminoacylase family protein, with the protein product MRTTIEQLRTAIFSLFDHLHQHPEVSWQEDQTTSFVADFLRKHGCQVTTFEDVTGVVGDYGHATPDSITVGVRADMDALWQEVDGVFRANHSCGHDAHMTMAMGVLMVLQAQNIQLPGRLRLIFQPAEETGNGALTLVNKQVVDEIDYLYGVHLRPIQEIPNGTAASAILHGAAGTISGHIQSSDAHGARPHLGVNAIEVAAAIVEQLKGIHLDPLIPYSVKMTQLSAGGKSTNIIPGSAHFHLDLRAQTNEAIDALFNKVEHILQHIAQLYEVPVHYDITERVYAAEVNEEARQIMANAIMQTLGPDKLEAPISTPGAEDFHYYTKERPHLRATMLGLGCGLTPGLHHPHMTFDREALLDGIEILTRTVMATFERYPNVEER
- the menC gene encoding o-succinylbenzoate synthase; this translates as MKIERVDLQRIKIPLTAPFVTSMGLETHKECVLVRAYSGPYVGFGESVAMDVPVYNEEDVDTVWYMLEKYLIPQLFTREIEHPDDVSHLFSWMRRNNMAKSALEGAIWDLYAKMNGISLSQALGGTRTTIDVGVSIGIEPTIEKLLERVDGFIRDGYKKIKVKIKPGADVEPMRAIRQKFGPDVPLMADANSAYTLKDIDLLKELDEFGLIMIEQPLAHDDIIDHATLQRELKTPICLDESIHTVEDARKAIELGSCRIINIKIGRVGGLTEAKKVHDLCQSHNVPVWCGGMQEVGIGRAHNIAIASLSNFTIPGDTSPSHRYFAADVVSPMIDFAAPGVLDVPTAPGIGMVINEDVVRDALVEHKSYFANRESTTTVIPNW